A genomic segment from Synchiropus splendidus isolate RoL2022-P1 chromosome 18, RoL_Sspl_1.0, whole genome shotgun sequence encodes:
- the pigt gene encoding GPI transamidase component PIG-T: protein MAALCTTGRSLLLVLFSLSVFVCVCGRDVNDKVDPGGAEETRWEATEDVAGADETHRFPREVPQSSDDFQEELVFRPLHSGDIYASFQFRTLWKTDFSKGIKVSHYRLFPKSLGQVISKFSIRELHISFTQGYWRTMQWGQPFLPSPPGAELWVWFQDSVTDVDATWKELTNVLSGIFCASLNFIDSTNTVQPSAAFKPLGLGNVTDHSFLRYATLPREIVCTENLTPWKKLLPCGSKAGLAVLLKSEKVFHSSFHSQAVHVRPVCQDLECKATSLELRQTLNVVFDLHTSGQGKREWSLFKMFSRTLSEACPLASSSKIYVDITENPEGELFELSPATPLLSQTVVLGDRRTFSVYDLTQQSTFGSMRSLNMAIRWKSNEGNMLRPLLHAERYVAGYGLQTGEIHTVMYNHHPYRSFSVLLLESVPWYLRLYIHTLTVTSKGKINTPSYIHYQPSKDRLRPHLLEMLIQLPPNSNTEVTVQFERALLKWTEYTPDPNHGFYVGSSVVSALVPSIVAMDTNNTQARPLFASFFPVKEESSYFVRVYTEPLLVNLPTPDFSMPYNVICLTCTVVAVGYGSLYNLLTRSFQVEEPSPSLAKRIANVIRRMRGVPPL from the exons ATGGCCGCCCTCTGTACTACTGGACGTTCACTGTTgctagttttgttttctttgtctgtttttgtctgtgtctgCGGCCGAGATGTGAACGACAAGGTTGACccgggaggagcagaggagacacGGTGGGAAGCAACCGAGGACGTTGCCGGTGCAGACGAAACACACAGGTTTCCTCGTGAGGTTCCTCAGTCCAGTGATGACTTCCAGGAGGAGCTGGTGTTCAGACCGCTGCACTCTGGAGACATTTACGCCAGCTTCCAATTCAGAACCCTGTGGAAAACAGACTTCTCCAAAGGAATTAAAG TGTCACACTACCGGCTGTTCCCAAAGTCACTGGGTCAAGTCATCTCCAAATTTTCCATCCGTGAGCTGCACATTTCCTTCACGCAGGGATACTGGAGAACCATGCAATGGGGGCAGCCGTTCCTGCCATCTCCCCCTGGTGCAGAGCTCTGGGTCTGGTTCCAGGATTCCGTCACTGA TGTGGATGCTACGTGGAAGGAGCTGACCAATGTGTTATCTGGGATCTTCTGCGCCTCGTTGAACTTTATTGACTCCACAAACACAGTCCAGCCCAGTGCTGCATTCAAACCACTTGGTCTTGGAAACG TCACAGATCACAGTTTCCTTCGCTATGCCACGCTTCCACGTGAGATTGTGTGCACTGAAAATCTAACGCCTTGGAAGAAACTGTTGCCGTGTGGTTCCAAG GCTGGCCTCGCTGTCCTGCTCAAGTCCGAGAAAGTCTTCCACAGCAGCTTCCACTCTCAGGCGGTCCATGTCCGACCCGTGTGCCAAGACTTGGAGTGTAAGGCCACATCATTGGAGCTGAGGCAGACGCTCAATGTGGTGTTTGATCTACACACCTCTGGTCAGGGCAAACGAG AGTGGTCTCTGTTCAAGATGTTTTCACGCACCCTCTCTGAAGCTTGTCCGCTGGCCTCGTCCAGTAAAATCTACGTGGACATCACAGAAAACCCAGAG GGCGAGCTGTTCGAGTTGAGTCCGGCgactcctctgctgagtcaGACCGTGGTCCTCGGGGATCGACGCACTTTCTCTGTCTACGATTTGACCCAACAGTCCACCTTCGGCTCCATGCGCTCCCTCAACATGGCTATTCGCTGGAAATCCAACGAAG GCAACATGCTGCGACCGCTGCTCCACGCCGAGCGCTACGTGGCTGGCTACGGGCTGCAGACGGGCGAGATCCACACAGTGATGTACAACCACCACCCCTACAGGTCGTTCTCGGTACTGCTGCTGGAATCAGTGCCGTGGTACCTTCGTTTGtacatccacacactcacagtcacGAGCAAGGGCAAGATCAACACCCCGA GTTACATCCACTACCAGCCCTCTAAGGACCGCCTGCGGCCTCACCTGCTAGAGATGCTCATCCAGCTCCCTCCGAACTCCAACACCGAGGTCACAGTGCAGTTCGAGAGAGCCCTGTTGAAGTGGACCGAGTACACACCTGACCCCAACCACGGCTTCTACGTGGG ATCTTCAGTAGTCAGCGCACTTGTGCCCAGCATCGTCGCCATGGATACCAATAACACTCAGGCTCGTCCACTTTTCGCCAGCTT TTTCCCTGTCAAGGAAGAGTCCAGCTACTTTGTCCGTGTCTACACGGAGCCTCTGCTGGTCAACCTGCCCACCCCAGACTTCAGCATGCCCTACAACGTCATCTGCTTGACTTGCACTGTGGTGGCGGTGGGCTACGGGTCGCTCTACAACCTGCTGACCCGCAGCTTCCAGGTGGAGGAGCCCAGCCCAAGCCTTGCCAAGAGGATTGCCAATGTCATCCGAAGGATGAGGGGCGTACCGCCGCTGTGA
- the wfdc2 gene encoding WAP four-disulfide core domain protein 3 — protein MEGRGLVISLLLLAALLSLHAEAAAGGLRRSTGRCPRLLKVAPSQTGCKCDDDCPGNHKCCVYNSKSVCLPAAFDKVGKCPDRKWGFGLCAEYCSDDSDCPRNEKCCSNGCGHECMVPYKVKLGRCPAPVATNMCAEFCYHDGECPEEQKCCKTTCGHACTELC, from the exons atgGAAGGACGTGGTTTAGTCATCAGTCTGCTGCTCCTCGCTGCACTTCTGTCCCTCCATGCtgaggctgctgcaggaggcCTGAGGAGATCCACAG GTCGCTGCCCTCGCCTCCTGAAGGTTGCGCCATCCCAGACGGGCTGCAAGTGTGATGACGACTGTCCCGGGAACCACAAATGCTGTGTCTATAACAGcaagtctgtctgtcttccgGCTGCATTTG ACAAAGTGGGCAAGTGTCCCGACAGAAAATGGGGTTTTGGATTGTGCGCTGAATACTGCTCCGATGACAGCGACTGTCCCAGAAACGAGAAATGCTGCTCGAACGGATGTGGACATGAGTGCATGGTGCCGTACAAAG TGAAGCTTGGTCGCTGTCCGGCACCAGTGGCCACAAACATGTGCGCCGAGTTCTGCTACCACGACGGCGAGTGTCCCGAGGAGCAGAAGTGCTGCAAGACCACATGTGGCCACGCCTGCACGGAGCTCTGCTGA